In Alkalihalobacillus sp. FSL W8-0930, a single window of DNA contains:
- a CDS encoding sporulation sigma factor-processing peptidase — protein MTNTLQKNRLYSPSAIGTILKIARERAHKDERRTKQFMADSLGISLPRLTRFEDGQSQIPFEMALEWCDICEDYTAKAKIKHIYGLDLPATDPRLLESVTDQLVNFMRQAQQAIDSAKDLLIMGTQIRPGEPASERFTSEMYKHAEEILDMKQATESTLQSMSINWELDRQRLRGSWIQEALADKVVIASVSAYEEIKLTEFHHNRIQSL, from the coding sequence ATGACGAACACTTTGCAAAAAAACCGGTTGTACTCACCCTCAGCGATAGGAACCATCTTAAAAATTGCGAGAGAGCGAGCGCATAAAGACGAACGCCGTACCAAACAGTTTATGGCGGATTCTCTTGGCATATCGCTTCCTCGCTTAACTCGATTTGAGGATGGGCAATCGCAGATACCCTTTGAAATGGCATTAGAGTGGTGTGATATATGCGAGGATTACACGGCAAAGGCAAAGATAAAGCATATTTACGGGTTAGACCTTCCGGCAACTGATCCACGTTTGCTTGAATCGGTAACTGATCAACTTGTTAACTTTATGAGACAAGCGCAACAAGCCATTGATTCAGCAAAGGATCTACTCATTATGGGTACTCAGATACGTCCAGGGGAACCGGCAAGCGAACGCTTCACAAGTGAAATGTACAAGCATGCTGAGGAAATCCTTGATATGAAACAAGCGACCGAATCCACTTTGCAAAGCATGTCTATAAATTGGGAGTTAGATAGACAGAGATTAAGAGGAAGTTGGATTCAGGAAGCCTTAGCAGACAAGGTGGTAATTGCTTCTGTATCAGCCTACGAAGAGATTAAGCTAACTGAATTTCATCATAATCGCATTCAAAGTCTTTAA
- a CDS encoding helix-turn-helix transcriptional regulator: protein MNILRERLKEVRLNNRMTLQEMADQLGVSKPYYWQIENGERRLYYDLAVSIAAIFNMKPDDIFLPKELTSSYQISE from the coding sequence GTGAATATTTTGAGAGAACGATTAAAGGAAGTTAGGCTAAATAACCGTATGACTCTACAAGAAATGGCTGATCAGTTAGGTGTGAGTAAACCTTATTACTGGCAGATTGAGAATGGCGAGAGGCGTTTATATTACGATTTAGCCGTTTCAATTGCTGCAATTTTCAATATGAAACCTGATGATATTTTTTTGCCTAAGGAGTTAACCAGTAGTTATCAAATATCTGAATGA
- the bshB2 gene encoding bacillithiol biosynthesis deacetylase BshB2, translating into MKQESHVLVIFPHPDDEAFGVSGTISAHRAAGTPVTYACLTLGEMGRNLGNPPFATRESLPGIRKNELLQAAKAMDIQDLRMMGFRDKTIEFEDDEKMKQLVLDLVEELNPSLVITFYPGYSVHPDHEATGRAVVSALSDLPKETRPTLYCLAFSNGHEDEVGAPDVIHDVSDFAEQKKDAMRAHLSQTVWMLADMEPKWDAGNPEALAWLHRERFWTYSFND; encoded by the coding sequence ATGAAACAAGAATCACACGTACTCGTAATTTTCCCACATCCCGATGATGAGGCATTCGGTGTCTCGGGCACAATCTCAGCTCACCGTGCAGCTGGAACTCCCGTCACATATGCTTGTCTTACACTTGGAGAAATGGGGCGCAACTTAGGCAATCCCCCATTTGCAACTCGAGAATCACTCCCGGGCATCCGTAAAAATGAACTACTTCAAGCGGCTAAAGCAATGGATATTCAAGATTTGCGTATGATGGGCTTTAGAGACAAAACGATTGAATTTGAAGACGATGAGAAAATGAAACAGCTTGTTCTTGATTTAGTGGAGGAATTAAATCCTTCTCTCGTGATTACATTTTATCCGGGATACTCTGTGCATCCAGATCACGAAGCAACTGGTCGCGCAGTCGTTTCAGCACTCTCTGACCTACCTAAAGAAACCCGTCCTACCTTGTATTGCCTCGCATTTTCAAACGGTCACGAGGACGAGGTTGGAGCACCTGATGTAATCCATGATGTAAGTGATTTTGCTGAACAGAAAAAGGATGCCATGCGCGCTCACCTCTCACAAACGGTTTGGATGCTTGCAGACATGGAACCGAAATGGGATGCAGGAAATCCTGAAGCATTAGCTTGGTTACACCGTGAACGCTTTTGGACGTATTCATTTAACGATTAA
- a CDS encoding Holliday junction resolvase RecU codes for MTHFKHLKSQTGQAFENLVNIINTQYTNQQIALINKRPTPVTVVKAKGFKILSAFFAEKSTVDYDGVYKGKSIVFEAKSTIETRFPLKLLKDHQMKYLLNAEKHGAVSFVFIEFSKVRKYFYCPVSFINHYYIKSKEGGHKSIPIADFDIYAFEVDRGRVSLDYLAVVDQLQESESS; via the coding sequence ATGACCCATTTTAAGCACTTAAAATCGCAAACAGGTCAAGCTTTTGAAAACCTGGTGAACATCATTAACACTCAATACACAAATCAACAAATTGCACTCATAAACAAACGCCCTACCCCAGTTACAGTTGTGAAAGCAAAGGGATTTAAAATCCTTAGTGCGTTCTTTGCTGAGAAATCCACGGTTGATTATGACGGCGTATATAAGGGGAAATCAATCGTTTTTGAAGCAAAAAGTACCATTGAAACTCGTTTTCCTTTAAAGCTTTTAAAAGATCATCAAATGAAGTACTTGCTCAATGCTGAAAAACACGGTGCTGTATCATTCGTCTTTATTGAATTTAGCAAAGTGCGTAAATACTTTTATTGTCCGGTTTCTTTTATAAATCACTATTACATCAAGTCAAAAGAAGGTGGCCATAAAAGTATCCCTATAGCTGATTTTGATATTTACGCTTTTGAAGTGGATCGGGGTCGCGTGTCATTAGACTATCTTGCTGTGGTGGATCAGCTGCAGGAGAGTGAATCGTCATGA
- the ytxJ gene encoding bacillithiol system redox-active protein YtxJ, with protein MTNVHELTSEQDWQEVKAKADADKPVLVFKHSTSCPISADAFKQFNTFVESANGQEVATAYVKVIESRPVSNKIAEDLDVVHKSPQIFLLKNSEVKWTESHWNITQESIEGALQA; from the coding sequence ATGACAAATGTACATGAACTAACAAGTGAACAAGACTGGCAAGAGGTAAAAGCAAAGGCTGATGCAGACAAGCCAGTATTGGTATTCAAACATAGCACGTCTTGCCCCATTAGCGCAGATGCATTCAAACAATTTAATACTTTTGTTGAATCTGCTAACGGACAAGAGGTTGCTACGGCTTATGTTAAAGTAATTGAATCCCGTCCGGTTTCTAACAAAATTGCTGAAGATCTAGATGTGGTTCACAAATCACCGCAAATCTTTCTTCTTAAAAACAGTGAAGTGAAATGGACAGAGTCCCATTGGAATATCACCCAGGAAAGTATTGAAGGTGCACTTCAAGCATAA
- a CDS encoding 5'-3' exonuclease, with product MMQERSLLLIDGFNLLSRGYFATAYGKEEQDLPKTEDGLYTNGLRVFWQKLFQLVTKHQITHLAVAWDVKREDSIRRKNFPDYKATRGELPSPLIQQYETCLTLIEALGIKELTTPPYEADDAIGAIAGLWELEETGPCYIYSNDKDLLQLLSPQTSQIIASKKGEETYTIQHFRDEYGIEPVQWPDVKALLGDKSDNIPGCAGIGPKTGLPLIQRYGTIEGIYENIENLDPEFARCLKKLHNGKEATHVSKELATIICEIESLVGTNFEEYELNVDAETVASTLKPFSIRTSFQQPLF from the coding sequence ATGATGCAAGAACGCTCGTTACTTTTAATAGACGGCTTTAACTTACTCAGTCGTGGCTATTTTGCCACTGCTTATGGAAAAGAAGAACAAGATCTTCCTAAAACAGAAGATGGCCTTTACACAAATGGGCTCAGAGTCTTTTGGCAGAAGCTTTTTCAGCTTGTAACAAAACATCAAATTACCCACCTTGCTGTTGCTTGGGATGTGAAACGCGAGGATTCCATTCGTCGCAAGAACTTTCCAGACTACAAGGCGACTCGTGGTGAACTACCTTCTCCACTTATTCAGCAGTATGAAACGTGTTTAACTTTAATTGAAGCTCTAGGTATTAAAGAATTAACAACTCCCCCTTATGAAGCCGATGACGCCATTGGAGCCATCGCTGGATTATGGGAGCTTGAAGAAACGGGACCATGCTACATTTATAGCAATGATAAAGATCTTCTTCAGCTTTTGAGTCCACAGACTTCACAAATTATTGCAAGCAAAAAAGGGGAAGAAACGTATACGATACAGCATTTTCGCGATGAGTATGGTATTGAGCCGGTTCAATGGCCTGATGTAAAAGCTCTACTAGGAGATAAAAGCGATAATATCCCTGGTTGTGCTGGTATCGGACCTAAAACGGGCTTGCCATTAATCCAACGTTACGGAACAATCGAAGGAATCTATGAAAATATTGAAAACCTTGATCCCGAATTCGCGCGTTGCTTAAAAAAGCTGCATAATGGCAAAGAAGCCACTCACGTAAGTAAGGAGCTGGCAACAATTATTTGTGAAATTGAAAGCTTGGTTGGGACAAATTTTGAGGAATATGAATTAAATGTTGATGCAGAAACGGTTGCATCCACTCTTAAGCCTTTTTCTATACGAACTAGCTTTCAGCAGCCTCTCTTTTAA
- a CDS encoding trypsin-like peptidase domain-containing protein, whose protein sequence is MKDDRREDEIMEGEPEPEDFLPNEPERKKPSRWWVKLAAVFLALILLGNAGAFLLEYYGADGRGLMDQSEELSTQPDIQTYKESIVHVQRTGSKGTGFFYGDDGQILTNHHVAEGEGPLIVTTVDGEKYQADIVHEDEDLDLALLTIESDQSHETLPLSVEGTSDQQSVYIIGNPLLYDHIAITGHITEHEEQYDAIQIDASIFQGHSGSPVISESGKVVGVIYAKTIPGFSSDQDSVGLAIPIDRVHAFLAEADD, encoded by the coding sequence ATGAAGGATGACCGCCGTGAAGATGAAATCATGGAAGGGGAGCCAGAACCCGAAGATTTTTTGCCAAATGAACCTGAACGAAAAAAGCCTTCAAGATGGTGGGTGAAGCTAGCTGCTGTTTTTCTTGCTCTTATTTTACTTGGTAATGCGGGTGCATTCTTACTGGAGTATTACGGGGCGGATGGGAGAGGATTGATGGATCAATCCGAAGAGCTTTCTACACAACCGGATATTCAAACGTACAAAGAAAGCATCGTTCATGTTCAAAGGACCGGGTCAAAGGGAACGGGCTTTTTCTATGGTGATGATGGTCAAATTTTAACCAATCATCATGTGGCTGAAGGGGAGGGACCTCTGATTGTCACAACGGTGGATGGTGAGAAGTACCAAGCAGATATCGTGCATGAAGACGAGGACTTGGATCTTGCTTTACTTACGATTGAATCCGATCAATCTCATGAAACGTTGCCTTTAAGTGTTGAAGGAACGAGTGATCAACAATCCGTCTATATCATTGGTAATCCACTTCTTTATGATCACATAGCCATTACAGGACATATTACAGAACATGAAGAACAGTATGATGCCATTCAAATTGATGCTAGTATCTTCCAAGGGCATAGTGGAAGTCCGGTGATTTCAGAATCTGGAAAAGTTGTAGGTGTGATCTATGCAAAAACCATTCCAGGGTTCTCAAGTGATCAAGACTCAGTGGGGCTTGCGATACCAATTGATCGGGTTCATGCATTCCTGGCAGAGGCAGATGATTAA
- the ssb gene encoding single-stranded DNA-binding protein, producing the protein MMNSVSLVGRLTRDPELKYTPSGVAVATFTLAINRPFQNQQGDREADFVQCVVWKKPAENAANYLGKGSLIAVNGRIQTRSYDNNEGRRVYVTEVVAERISYLESKSSRSESQSPATNSNQPSNNTRRGYSDDPFANDSGTINISDDDLPF; encoded by the coding sequence ATGATGAATTCAGTGTCGTTGGTTGGTCGTTTAACTAGAGATCCGGAGTTGAAGTATACGCCAAGCGGTGTAGCTGTCGCTACTTTTACATTGGCCATCAATCGTCCTTTCCAAAATCAGCAAGGGGATCGTGAAGCGGATTTTGTGCAGTGTGTCGTCTGGAAGAAACCAGCTGAAAATGCAGCTAATTACTTGGGGAAAGGTTCTCTTATCGCTGTTAACGGCAGAATTCAAACCAGGTCTTACGATAATAACGAGGGCAGACGCGTGTATGTTACAGAGGTTGTTGCAGAGAGGATTTCTTACTTAGAGTCAAAAAGCTCTCGATCTGAATCACAATCGCCTGCGACAAATTCAAATCAACCCAGTAACAACACCAGAAGAGGGTATAGTGACGATCCATTTGCAAATGACAGCGGAACAATCAATATCTCAGATGACGATCTACCGTTCTGA
- a CDS encoding ImmA/IrrE family metallo-endopeptidase produces the protein MRFSAHTFRDKEVSKLLSNKGINSVNDLSTDHLSTLLDTMVIYEPSASHVRSVEDFTLITLDSRLNRLEQRREFFHELTHALFHPGDQQHMSPELSRFQEEQANYLMLYLAMPLHLFEPVLLKYQSLVSLQEMFDLPQDMISSRIESLRRERSRSSYQTKLQRIEWQYRKKSLRPGEIHGGTVQILQQLKNQVGEERMSSDVTRLL, from the coding sequence ATGAGATTTTCAGCTCATACATTCAGAGATAAAGAGGTCAGCAAATTATTAAGCAACAAAGGTATTAATTCAGTCAATGATCTATCGACTGATCACCTCAGTACCCTCTTAGACACAATGGTTATTTATGAGCCAAGCGCTTCCCATGTAAGGTCCGTTGAAGACTTCACTCTAATCACACTAGACAGCCGTCTAAATAGGCTAGAACAAAGACGCGAATTCTTTCATGAGCTTACTCACGCCCTTTTCCATCCAGGGGATCAACAACATATGTCCCCTGAACTTTCACGCTTCCAGGAAGAACAGGCGAATTACTTAATGCTCTATTTAGCAATGCCCCTTCATTTATTCGAACCAGTCCTATTAAAATACCAATCGCTTGTAAGTTTACAAGAAATGTTCGATCTACCCCAGGATATGATCAGTTCAAGGATTGAATCATTACGACGTGAACGCTCGAGATCATCATATCAGACTAAGCTTCAACGTATTGAGTGGCAATATAGGAAAAAGAGTCTCCGACCTGGAGAGATACACGGCGGCACCGTTCAGATTCTTCAGCAATTAAAGAATCAGGTTGGCGAGGAAAGGATGAGTTCAGATGTTACGCGTTTATTATGA
- a CDS encoding YojF family protein yields the protein MKPIHVEDVQKRIQAFSNQTVYVHLETTNGAYATHNNADFFSASAYIRNAKVHVEHGKILGDGPYRVGLKIDIGWVYAEGITHYEDEQEGRLLLAGHGAEGKLAVALQISETPFE from the coding sequence ATGAAACCTATACATGTAGAAGATGTACAAAAACGTATTCAAGCGTTCTCGAATCAAACTGTTTACGTGCACTTAGAAACAACGAATGGAGCCTATGCGACGCATAACAATGCCGATTTCTTTTCTGCGAGTGCATACATCCGTAATGCAAAAGTTCACGTAGAGCATGGCAAAATTCTTGGAGATGGGCCTTATCGAGTTGGTCTTAAGATCGATATAGGCTGGGTTTATGCAGAAGGAATTACGCATTACGAGGACGAGCAAGAAGGTCGCTTACTTCTAGCTGGTCACGGAGCCGAAGGAAAACTTGCTGTTGCGTTACAAATTAGTGAAACCCCATTTGAATAA
- a CDS encoding DUF6011 domain-containing protein encodes MDFKQKQLINALIATKIHGWTNVTKTGSTSAVSWFRKNGESVSRMAQFNPVEDLNQAIEAAENMGEVRLEFKPGFLHQAIVEPYQRIGADQLGTGEGPTASYALVQAILAAAGIMVDQFQSADDLLVKGVVDDEGTLHYKCLRCNHPLRSRRSQIIGYGPECLKKQQEEPDLIDLLQQEQDRKAWLSDGNFMDELTRKEAI; translated from the coding sequence GTGGATTTCAAACAAAAACAACTGATTAATGCACTTATTGCAACGAAGATTCATGGTTGGACAAACGTCACAAAGACCGGAAGTACTTCAGCTGTGAGTTGGTTTAGGAAGAACGGTGAATCAGTAAGCCGAATGGCTCAGTTCAACCCTGTAGAGGATCTTAACCAAGCGATTGAAGCAGCAGAAAATATGGGAGAGGTTCGACTAGAATTTAAGCCAGGCTTTTTACACCAAGCAATTGTCGAACCTTATCAGAGAATTGGAGCAGATCAGCTGGGAACCGGCGAAGGTCCAACAGCAAGCTATGCTCTAGTACAAGCCATCCTAGCAGCTGCCGGAATCATGGTGGATCAATTTCAGTCAGCTGATGATCTACTTGTCAAAGGTGTTGTGGATGACGAAGGAACGCTGCATTACAAATGCTTAAGGTGCAATCATCCTCTTAGGTCCAGACGTAGTCAGATCATTGGATATGGTCCTGAATGTTTAAAGAAACAGCAAGAAGAGCCGGATTTAATCGATTTACTGCAGCAAGAGCAAGATCGTAAAGCCTGGTTGAGTGATGGGAACTTCATGGATGAACTAACAAGAAAAGAGGCGATCTGA
- a CDS encoding recombinase family protein produces MKCAIYTRVSTEEQAKDGFSIRAQKERLDMFAQSQDWDIYDYYIDEGRSAKDTDREELQRMLNDIAENKIEVVLVYKLDRLTRSVMDLYKLLERFEAHGCMFKSATEVFDTTTPTGRLFITLVAAVAQWERENLGERVKFGMEQMVEEGRWPGGPTPFGFRLNDEEKLVIDEAEAEVYRYMYELYETFHGDVKISNILNHDLQAKTRKGNDFSSKTVRDIMKNPIAYGALRWAGKINENFAPAIVPKERYENAMNLRQTRNNHHPQNVASDYIFTGVIKCARCGAPLKGTLRNIGGTKYRYVICTNQREKKCDLPLIRELSIELYFLNEIQNQLKKFHQIAFEVGNEPDQAALKTKTHIDQLEKQLKTIRDRRKKWQVAYANDVIDLIELREHTTSDRKRQEELEKEISELIVDNPQNTSEEIVRALTDFLGNWDLLEPIEKKHSLMLFLKRFDIDCDDGARLNYKKRKLYLSNFQYN; encoded by the coding sequence ATGAAATGCGCGATTTATACAAGGGTTTCAACTGAAGAGCAAGCAAAAGATGGTTTTTCAATTAGAGCTCAGAAAGAAAGATTAGACATGTTTGCACAATCGCAAGACTGGGATATCTACGACTACTATATAGATGAAGGACGTTCAGCTAAAGATACTGATCGAGAAGAACTCCAACGAATGCTGAATGATATTGCTGAGAATAAAATTGAAGTTGTTCTTGTTTACAAGTTAGATAGATTAACAAGGTCTGTAATGGACCTCTATAAATTACTTGAAAGATTCGAAGCACATGGCTGCATGTTCAAATCAGCCACTGAGGTATTTGATACCACCACCCCGACAGGAAGACTTTTTATCACACTTGTAGCTGCTGTTGCTCAATGGGAAAGAGAAAACCTTGGCGAGCGCGTTAAATTTGGGATGGAACAAATGGTTGAGGAAGGAAGATGGCCAGGTGGCCCTACTCCATTTGGATTCAGATTAAACGACGAAGAAAAGTTAGTTATTGATGAAGCAGAAGCGGAAGTATATAGATATATGTATGAACTTTATGAAACATTTCACGGCGATGTGAAAATATCGAATATATTGAATCATGATTTACAAGCCAAAACCAGAAAAGGCAACGATTTTAGTTCTAAGACGGTCAGGGATATTATGAAGAACCCTATAGCATACGGAGCTTTAAGATGGGCAGGTAAAATAAATGAAAATTTTGCTCCTGCTATTGTACCAAAAGAAAGATATGAAAATGCTATGAACTTAAGACAGACTAGAAATAATCATCACCCTCAAAATGTGGCATCTGATTATATATTTACTGGTGTCATAAAATGTGCAAGGTGTGGAGCTCCATTAAAAGGAACACTTAGAAACATTGGAGGAACAAAATATCGATACGTAATATGCACTAACCAACGTGAAAAAAAGTGTGATCTCCCCTTAATTCGTGAATTAAGCATTGAGCTTTATTTCTTAAATGAAATTCAGAATCAACTTAAAAAATTTCATCAGATTGCTTTTGAAGTTGGAAATGAACCTGATCAAGCTGCATTAAAAACAAAAACACATATTGATCAATTAGAAAAACAACTCAAAACAATAAGAGACCGAAGAAAGAAATGGCAAGTTGCCTATGCTAACGATGTTATCGATCTAATAGAGTTAAGAGAACATACCACCAGTGATCGCAAACGACAAGAAGAGTTAGAGAAAGAAATATCTGAACTAATCGTAGATAACCCTCAAAATACTTCTGAAGAGATTGTTAGAGCATTAACTGATTTTCTTGGTAATTGGGATTTATTAGAACCGATTGAAAAAAAACATAGTTTGATGCTTTTCCTAAAAAGATTTGATATTGATTGTGATGATGGGGCTAGGCTGAATTATAAGAAAAGGAAGCTATACCTTTCAAACTTTCAGTACAACTAG
- a CDS encoding helix-turn-helix transcriptional regulator, producing the protein MALAPDRLKKLRKERKLSQEALGNHINVTKVSISGYERGERTPDVDTLNKLADFFGVTTDYLLGRVEEPDDIMNVAYSRGGHNFTKEEKEELDSILENEVEKFLRLRKQFLRSKDDNK; encoded by the coding sequence ATGGCATTAGCACCCGATAGACTTAAAAAATTAAGAAAAGAACGCAAGTTATCTCAAGAAGCTCTAGGCAATCATATTAACGTCACAAAAGTCTCTATATCAGGTTATGAACGCGGGGAAAGAACTCCAGATGTTGATACACTAAATAAATTAGCTGATTTTTTCGGGGTTACAACCGACTACCTACTTGGAAGAGTGGAAGAACCAGATGATATAATGAATGTTGCCTACAGCAGAGGTGGTCATAATTTCACTAAAGAAGAAAAAGAAGAACTTGATTCAATCCTTGAAAACGAAGTTGAGAAATTCTTAAGGTTAAGAAAACAATTCTTAAGAAGTAAAGATGATAATAAATAA
- a CDS encoding RecT family recombinase — protein MAEETTETKESKETTANPGEQKELSQTTGGLLNFSQDQVENIRKTVAKGASNAELEMFLHLSHRYQLDPLAKEIWFIKRPKKVELSKGKWDFPRLANGEIDYSGIDPIIMASRDGYTKIAQKDPEFLELNSCEIRLKDKFSFNPMTKEIQHEISSERGLITGAWAICKKKGKEPAVAVVDFAEYRKAVGKNPVWDNYPSRMITKVAEVIVLKRLFNISGLVTEEEMPREYSLDYDDPNLKRLSDNHPHKDSAIDPQQNDQKNDQKVVDEEWKQASQAIKQLKEQLGLDEGKMHSIVLFDLAIDANPRNWNLADIKKVEKHLRAELAKKNEETPQNTVTDDPFINYEHNAEPPPEGPNE, from the coding sequence TTGGCAGAAGAAACGACAGAAACAAAAGAATCAAAAGAAACTACGGCTAACCCTGGAGAACAAAAAGAATTATCTCAAACAACAGGAGGCCTACTTAATTTCTCGCAAGACCAAGTTGAAAATATCCGTAAAACAGTTGCAAAAGGGGCATCCAATGCAGAATTAGAGATGTTCTTACATCTATCACATCGTTATCAACTGGACCCGCTCGCTAAAGAAATTTGGTTCATAAAACGACCAAAGAAAGTTGAACTTAGTAAGGGTAAGTGGGATTTTCCAAGGTTGGCTAACGGGGAGATTGATTATTCAGGTATTGATCCAATCATAATGGCCAGTAGAGATGGATATACAAAAATTGCACAAAAGGATCCCGAATTTCTAGAACTAAACAGCTGTGAAATACGCCTGAAAGATAAATTCTCATTCAATCCAATGACAAAAGAGATCCAGCATGAAATTTCATCAGAAAGAGGACTAATTACCGGGGCATGGGCCATTTGCAAGAAAAAGGGTAAAGAGCCTGCCGTCGCTGTAGTGGACTTTGCTGAATATAGAAAAGCGGTAGGTAAAAACCCCGTATGGGACAACTATCCTTCAAGGATGATTACCAAGGTTGCTGAGGTCATTGTTTTAAAACGTCTATTTAACATCAGCGGTTTAGTGACAGAAGAAGAGATGCCACGTGAGTATTCGTTGGATTACGATGATCCGAACCTTAAAAGACTTTCTGATAACCATCCTCACAAGGATTCCGCTATCGATCCGCAACAAAACGATCAAAAGAATGATCAAAAAGTTGTTGATGAAGAGTGGAAACAAGCATCCCAAGCTATAAAACAATTGAAAGAGCAGTTGGGGTTAGATGAAGGGAAGATGCATTCCATTGTTTTGTTTGACCTAGCAATTGACGCTAATCCACGCAATTGGAACTTAGCTGATATCAAAAAAGTTGAAAAGCATTTGCGTGCTGAATTAGCCAAGAAAAACGAGGAAACACCGCAAAATACAGTAACAGATGATCCTTTCATTAATTATGAACATAACGCTGAGCCGCCACCAGAGGGACCAAATGAGTAA
- a CDS encoding PAS domain-containing protein, giving the protein MKAIIEQAELLVKILDYTRVGILVTDPDMPDNEIIYVSKGFTSMTGYTVEETLNTNCRFLQGKDTDPDAVRLLREAIKNKKSITIEILNYKKNGQPFWNELTIDPVYLEKEDKHYFVGIQKDISDHKLTENEYKQSLEQIRSISTPIVPLLDGLAVLPLIGQVDGERFTEMFSQITTETVNEKIETLVLDVSGLQTFDDEVVDGIYSLRDVLTLIGTELIVCGMRPDLAMKSIQFNRQGLQSIKTASSVKRVLRDLDFAEKGGHTS; this is encoded by the coding sequence TTGAAGGCGATCATTGAACAAGCAGAATTATTAGTGAAAATTCTAGATTATACGAGAGTAGGAATTCTTGTAACAGATCCGGATATGCCTGATAATGAAATTATCTATGTGAGCAAGGGGTTCACATCGATGACCGGTTATACAGTTGAAGAGACACTAAACACCAATTGCCGGTTCCTACAAGGTAAGGATACAGATCCAGACGCTGTCCGCCTTTTACGTGAAGCGATAAAGAATAAGAAATCAATTACAATTGAAATCTTAAATTATAAAAAGAATGGACAACCTTTTTGGAACGAATTAACGATTGATCCTGTTTATTTGGAAAAAGAAGATAAGCATTATTTTGTTGGAATTCAGAAGGATATTTCTGATCACAAATTAACCGAAAATGAATATAAGCAATCACTTGAACAAATTCGTTCGATTTCTACACCAATTGTACCATTACTAGATGGGTTAGCTGTACTACCACTTATTGGTCAAGTAGATGGAGAACGGTTCACGGAAATGTTTAGTCAAATCACAACGGAGACTGTAAACGAAAAAATCGAGACATTGGTTTTAGATGTATCAGGCTTACAAACCTTTGATGATGAAGTGGTTGATGGCATTTATAGTTTACGTGATGTATTAACGCTAATTGGAACGGAATTGATTGTTTGTGGTATGAGACCAGACCTGGCGATGAAATCCATCCAGTTTAATCGACAAGGCTTACAATCTATAAAGACAGCGAGTTCTGTTAAACGCGTGTTGCGCGATTTAGACTTTGCCGAAAAAGGAGGTCACACCTCATGA
- a CDS encoding YycC family protein: MRPLQLSPESAVKLAAHLKVPVEHLVHMPQHILLAELTKLAQKEDTKEDEA, encoded by the coding sequence ATGAGACCATTACAGCTTTCCCCGGAGAGTGCAGTAAAACTGGCGGCGCATTTAAAGGTCCCTGTTGAACACTTAGTGCATATGCCACAGCATATCTTACTTGCAGAACTAACAAAGCTAGCACAAAAAGAGGATACGAAAGAAGATGAGGCCTGA